In the genome of Bordetella avium, the window CTGAAAGCCCACTGACAGCCTGCCTCCCTAGTATCGCGCTCTACACCGACGCTGAAACGGCGTGGGTGTTCGACAAATAATGAAAAAAGGAGGCCATCCATCATGGTTGGGAGTAAGCACAGCGCGGTCCTCGCGAAAGGACGGGCATCATGAATCTGAATAACCGCATCGTGGTTAGGGGTCTATTCATCATGCTGATCGGTATCGTGTTCGGAGGCGCGGCACTCCGCTACCCGATCGGTACGCTCAGCCGTTTTGGCCCTGGCCTGTTTCCACTCATCGTCAGCGGCCTGCTGGTTCTAATTGGCATAGCCACCATTGCGCGCGCCCGCTTTGCAGCCCCCGAGAAGCTTGACTACAACATCAAGAACATCGTGATCGTGCTGTCGGCGCTGATCGCCTTTGTCCTGGTCTCGCACTTCATCAATATGCTGCTGGGCATTGCCTGCCTCGTCTTTATTTCGACGCTGGCCGGCACGTCGTACTCCGTAGTTCGCAACCTGAAGATCACGGTAGGCCTGTGCGCCGTGGCCTTCGGATTCAAATACTTCCTCGGCTTGAGCCTGCCGCTGCTATGACTGAAATCCTCAACAATCTCGCATTCGGCTTCGAGCACGCGTTGACGCTGCAAAACCTGATGTACTGCGCGCTGGGTTGCGTCGTGGGTACGCTAATCGGCTTGCTGCCCGGCCTGGGCCCGCTTTCGACCATCAGCCTGCTGCTGCCGCTGACCTACTCCATCCCAACCGGCGGCGCCCTCATCATGCTGGCCGGTATTTACTACGGCGCGCAGTATGGTGACAGCGTCAGCGCCATCACGATGAAAATCCCGCATGCCAGCAGCATCGTGGCCTGCATCGACGGTTATGCCATGAACCTCAAGGGCAAAACCGGTCTGGCGTTATTTACTGCCGGCGTGTCCAGCTTCATTGGCG includes:
- a CDS encoding tripartite tricarboxylate transporter TctB family protein, whose protein sequence is MNLNNRIVVRGLFIMLIGIVFGGAALRYPIGTLSRFGPGLFPLIVSGLLVLIGIATIARARFAAPEKLDYNIKNIVIVLSALIAFVLVSHFINMLLGIACLVFISTLAGTSYSVVRNLKITVGLCAVAFGFKYFLGLSLPLL